One Flavobacterium sp. 90 DNA segment encodes these proteins:
- a CDS encoding DUF4349 domain-containing protein, with product MRQFFFIFLAALTFISCEKRTESAAVADMSISAVKLSSPSQPDEDKNIVIPQKIIKEAFLKFETNDLEETYNQIKTAIAANKASIQNDSQEKDYGTITRRLTIRIPSQNFDVFLESISKGVSYFDEKNISSQNVTEQYIDLTSRLQTKRKLEARYIEILQKASKVSEILEIEKQISEIREEIEAKEGQLKYLESRVSESTVTIEFYKTIAQKEGVKISYGSKIWNSIQSGFFSLSDFLLSLISVWPFIILFCVLAYFIRKRFKRKKI from the coding sequence ATGCGACAATTTTTCTTTATATTTCTAGCTGCTCTTACTTTCATAAGTTGTGAAAAAAGAACCGAAAGTGCTGCTGTTGCAGACATGTCAATTTCTGCTGTAAAACTTTCATCACCAAGCCAACCAGATGAAGATAAAAACATTGTAATTCCTCAAAAAATAATCAAAGAAGCTTTTCTTAAATTTGAAACTAACGATTTAGAGGAAACTTACAATCAAATTAAAACTGCCATTGCCGCTAATAAAGCAAGTATTCAAAATGATTCTCAGGAAAAAGATTATGGTACAATCACCAGAAGATTAACGATAAGAATTCCTAGTCAGAATTTTGATGTTTTTCTGGAATCGATATCCAAAGGCGTTTCTTATTTTGATGAAAAGAACATTTCGTCTCAAAATGTAACCGAGCAATATATTGACTTAACATCAAGATTACAGACAAAACGCAAACTCGAAGCACGTTATATCGAAATATTACAAAAAGCTTCTAAAGTCAGCGAGATTCTGGAAATTGAAAAACAGATTTCGGAGATTAGAGAAGAAATTGAAGCAAAAGAAGGTCAGCTTAAATATTTAGAAAGCAGAGTTTCTGAAAGTACCGTTACAATTGAATTCTATAAAACCATTGCTCAAAAAGAAGGCGTAAAAATATCTTATGGATCAAAAATTTGGAACTCAATTCAATCCGGATTTTTTAGTTTATCAGATTTTTTACTGTCGCTTATTAGTGTTTGGCCG
- the rnpA gene encoding ribonuclease P protein component: protein MNFTYPKNERLKSKTTIGLLFSEGKSVSKYPLRLVYRQAEVNQQEKIKIGVSVSKKYFKKAVDRNYFKRVLRETYRLNKHLLLDNIQESYSLMFFYQTKDRLSYEEINTKTIQLFEKFLSQVNKTPDSENKTES from the coding sequence ATGAACTTCACTTACCCTAAAAATGAACGCCTAAAGAGCAAGACGACAATTGGTTTACTGTTTTCTGAAGGAAAATCGGTATCTAAATATCCTTTGCGTCTGGTTTACCGTCAAGCGGAAGTTAATCAGCAAGAAAAAATCAAAATTGGCGTTTCTGTTTCTAAAAAGTACTTCAAAAAAGCTGTCGATCGCAATTATTTCAAACGTGTTTTGAGAGAAACCTATCGTTTAAATAAACATTTACTTTTGGACAACATTCAGGAATCTTATTCGTTAATGTTTTTCTATCAAACCAAAGACAGATTATCGTACGAAGAAATCAATACCAAAACAATTCAGTTGTTTGAGAAATTCTTATCTCAGGTGAATAAAACTCCTGATTCTGAAAATAAAACAGAGTCATAA
- a CDS encoding lysophospholipid acyltransferase family protein: MQKIISYPISVIYYLFFSSVLLVFHPIQWFCLNVFGYQAHKKSVDYLNFCLLRCTNLVGTTYKIENRESIPTGVPLIFVSNHQSMYDIITMIWYFRRFHCKFVSKKELGKGIPSVSYNLRHGGSVLIDRKDPKQAIPVIKGLSEYIEKNTRSAVIFPEGTRSKTGKPKEFAQSGLKILCKYAPSAYIVPVSINNSWKMVKYGLFPVSLGNHLTFTVHEAMAVKDYDFAELMRLTEKAVVEGVNEYK, translated from the coding sequence ATGCAAAAAATAATTTCGTATCCCATATCCGTAATTTACTATTTGTTTTTTAGTTCGGTTTTATTGGTATTTCATCCAATACAATGGTTTTGCCTAAATGTTTTTGGATATCAGGCTCATAAAAAAAGCGTCGATTATTTAAATTTTTGCCTTCTAAGATGTACAAATCTGGTAGGAACAACGTATAAAATTGAAAACAGAGAGTCAATTCCAACTGGAGTTCCTTTGATTTTTGTTTCAAATCATCAAAGCATGTACGATATTATAACAATGATTTGGTACTTTAGACGTTTTCATTGTAAATTTGTAAGTAAGAAGGAGTTAGGAAAAGGAATTCCAAGTGTATCGTACAATTTACGCCACGGAGGTTCTGTACTAATTGACCGAAAAGACCCTAAACAAGCGATTCCTGTAATCAAAGGCTTGTCTGAATATATCGAAAAAAACACAAGATCTGCTGTTATTTTTCCTGAAGGCACAAGAAGTAAAACAGGAAAACCTAAAGAATTTGCTCAAAGTGGTTTAAAAATCCTATGCAAATATGCACCTTCGGCATATATTGTACCTGTGAGTATTAATAATTCGTGGAAAATGGTAAAGTATGGCCTTTTCCCGGTAAGCTTAGGAAATCATCTTACCTTTACCGTTCATGAAGCAATGGCGGTAAAAGATTATGATTTTGCCGAGTTAATGAGATTGACTGAAAAGGCAGTTGTAGAAGGAGTAAACGAGTATAAATAG
- a CDS encoding acyl-ACP desaturase, translating to MSIKNIRLEVMQFLEKNVDSFVEQYLIPVEKIWQPSDFLPNSEGDNFFEEVKELREIAKELPYDFWVTLVGDTITEEALPTYESWLMDVEGIDQIENGGNGWSKWIRQWTGEENRHGDLLNKYLYLSGRVNMREIEMTTQHLINDGFDIGTGTDPYKNFVYTSFQELATYVSHNRVAQIAKKFGDNKLSKMCKMIAGDEMRHHHAYSEFVTRIFAVDPSEMMLAFQYMMKQKIVMPAHFLRESGQKISSAFEQFSDSAQRIGVYTANDYVDIMQKLIDKWEIDKVSNLTDEAEKARDYLMKLPARMARISERLVIPQEGHIFKWVEPARL from the coding sequence ATGTCTATAAAAAACATTAGATTAGAAGTAATGCAGTTTTTGGAAAAAAACGTGGATAGCTTCGTAGAACAGTATTTAATTCCAGTGGAAAAAATTTGGCAGCCGTCAGACTTTTTGCCTAATTCTGAAGGAGATAACTTCTTTGAGGAGGTAAAAGAGTTGCGTGAAATTGCCAAAGAATTACCATACGATTTCTGGGTAACGCTTGTTGGTGATACAATCACTGAGGAAGCTTTGCCAACATACGAATCGTGGTTGATGGATGTAGAAGGAATAGATCAAATCGAAAATGGTGGAAATGGCTGGTCTAAGTGGATCAGACAATGGACCGGAGAAGAAAATCGTCACGGAGATTTGCTTAATAAATACTTGTATTTGTCAGGTCGTGTGAACATGCGTGAAATCGAAATGACGACACAGCACTTAATCAACGACGGATTTGATATTGGAACCGGAACTGACCCATACAAAAACTTTGTATACACTAGTTTCCAGGAATTAGCAACTTATGTTTCGCACAATAGAGTAGCGCAAATCGCAAAGAAATTTGGCGATAATAAACTATCTAAAATGTGTAAAATGATTGCTGGTGACGAAATGCGTCATCACCACGCTTACAGCGAATTTGTTACACGTATTTTTGCAGTTGATCCAAGCGAAATGATGTTGGCTTTTCAATACATGATGAAACAAAAAATCGTTATGCCGGCGCATTTCCTAAGAGAATCTGGTCAAAAGATAAGTTCTGCTTTCGAACAATTTTCTGATTCTGCCCAACGTATTGGTGTTTACACAGCAAATGATTACGTTGATATCATGCAAAAGTTAATCGATAAATGGGAAATTGACAAGGTTTCTAACTTAACAGATGAAGCTGAAAAAGCACGTGATTATTTAATGAAATTACCGGCTCGTATGGCGAGAATCTCAGAAAGATTAGTAATTCCGCAAGAAGGACATATCTTTAAATGGGTTGAACCTGCAAGATTGTAA
- a CDS encoding HD domain-containing protein yields MNNTELINKTIAFVKEKLNDAEGGHDWFHIERVYKNALLIAKGTECDLVVVQLGALLHDIADSKFHNGDETIGPKTARLFLESESVSEDIIKHVVNIIENISYKGGNFEKKFSSVELDIVQDADRLDAIGAIGVARAFNYGGFKNRTLHDPEIAPITNMTKEEYKKNNAPTINHFYEKLLLLKDKMNTETGKQIAAERHRFMETFLAQFYAEWEGVK; encoded by the coding sequence ATGAATAATACTGAATTAATAAACAAAACAATTGCCTTCGTAAAAGAAAAACTAAACGATGCCGAAGGCGGACACGATTGGTTTCATATCGAAAGAGTTTATAAAAACGCGCTTTTAATAGCAAAAGGAACTGAATGTGATTTGGTTGTTGTGCAATTAGGTGCTTTACTTCATGATATTGCCGACAGTAAATTTCATAACGGAGATGAAACTATCGGACCAAAAACAGCACGTTTGTTTCTGGAATCTGAAAGTGTTTCAGAAGATATTATTAAGCATGTTGTAAATATCATCGAAAACATCTCGTATAAAGGCGGAAATTTCGAAAAGAAGTTTTCTTCTGTAGAATTAGATATCGTTCAGGATGCGGATCGGTTAGACGCAATAGGAGCAATTGGAGTAGCAAGAGCGTTCAATTACGGTGGATTTAAAAATCGTACCTTACATGATCCTGAAATTGCGCCAATAACCAATATGACAAAAGAAGAATATAAAAAGAATAATGCGCCAACGATAAATCATTTTTACGAAAAGCTTTTGCTCTTAAAAGATAAAATGAACACAGAAACCGGTAAACAAATCGCTGCCGAAAGACATCGCTTCATGGAAACGTTTCTTGCTCAATTCTATGCAGAGTGGGAAGGAGTGAAGTAG